AGAATAACTCCATGTTCTCTAGCAAGAGGTTTAGAAGAAACTAGTCTATCTGGATTATCATGATTTCCTGCGATTATTAATACTATCCTCTCACCATTATTTGAAAGCCTTTTTATTGCCCTATAAAATAAGGTTTCGGCTTTAGCAGGAGGATTACTATTGTCATATATATCCCCTGCGATTAACACTAAATCTATTTCATTCTCATTGACTATATTCACTAGCTCATCTATGAATTTTTCCTGTTCTTCTATTCTGCTATAATCTTCTAAGTACTTTCCAAGATGCCAATCTGAAGTATGAAGTATCCTCATTGTACCTTCACCTCTTTATCTAATTCAAAGGAGTATATATATATTTCATCCACCACATTATCTGTTATTTTTTCAAGAGCTTCCTTGTAAAGCATCATTTGTCCCTTATATTTGTATATTATGTCTTCAAGATTATCTTCCAACACATAATCAGTTTTATAATCAACTAGTATTAAGCTATTTTTATCTTGGAAATAGCAGTCAATTATTCCTTGAATAAGTACATATTCATTGCAGTCAAGAAGTCCATCTATGACATCGGAAGCTTTTTTCTTAAGCACAAAGGGAACTTCTCTCTTAACATTGCTAGAAGCTAAAAGTCTAAGTCCTATAGGACCTTGATAGAATTTAAGTATTTTTTCCACATTAACTACTTTTGCTTCCTCTTCACTTAACAAATCCTCTATAACCATTTTTTCTATTCTTTTTTCTATAGTTTCTTTTTTTATATCTTCATCTAAGTTAATATGTTGCATTACAAAATGCATAATTGTACCTATCTCTGCTTTTGTAAAAGGCTTTTCCCCCTCAAGAAACTTAGGCATCTTAACTATAGATGGTGTATTATATGATAATGCTTCTATAGATTTGAATGAAGCTTTTGTAATATCAGATACAGACATTTTTGAAGGTATATTAATTGAATTCATATGCTTATAACTCCAATCAAAACGCTTTTGAATTTCTTCTTTATAATTTGAGCTACTACATACAAAGTTTTCTAGTTTGCTTCTAAGTTCCTTTTTACTAATCCTTTCACTTCCCACATTAATGTCTATGTCTTTTCTGTTTAATATTCTAATGCTTATATTTAAATCTTCACTTGTATCATATTCATTATCTAAACTGGCTAATTCTCTTATGGTTTTCCCTGTTTCATGCTTAGATAGAACGTTTAATATCCAATCAAGATAATTTTTGCTATTAGATAAATAATATAGATTCGTTTCCCTACACCACTTATTAGCCTCTTTAGAAGCATCATTTACAGAGCCTACTAAGATTAGCCTATCTTTTGCTCTAGTTAGTGCAACATAAAGTATTCTCATTTCCTCAGATAAGCTTTCTACCTTTACTCTCTTTTTAATTGCTAATTGTGGAATAGTGCCAGTATATCTTCGATTTAATATATCTACATATTTAGGGCCTAGTCCAAGATCCTTGTGTATTAATATATCATCCCTTGTATCCATAAAATTAAATTGTTTACCGAGTCCTGCACAAATGACAACAGGGAACTCAAGACCTTTACTCTTATGCACACTCATTATTCTCACAACATTTTCATTTTCCCCTAAGGTTTTCGCTGTCCCCATGTCTCCACTACTTCTTTTAAGCTTTTCTATGAATCTAATAAAATTAAATAAACCATTTGACGAGCTTCTATCAAATTGACTTGCTCTATCTACAAGTATTCGTAGATTAGCTTGTCTTTGTATGCCTCCGGGAATAGCTCCAATATAATGATAATAGCCGGTATCTATCATTAGCTTCCATATAAATTCCTCTAGCCTTGAATATCTAGCTTCTTCCGCCCATTTGTCTATGGTATTAATAAAATAGTTAAGCTTTTCTTTTAAACCATCTTCATTATTTTCTATATAGCTTTGGATTGCATTATAATAACTACCTTCTTTTTTAGATACTCTTATATCTATTAACTCTTCTGTAGTAAAGCCCCACATAGAAGATCTCATAACGCTTAATAATGGAATATCCTGTCTTTTGTTGTCGATAATACTTAGAAGATTTAAAAACATCTTTATTTCAAGGGCATCAAAATATCCCATACTATCATCTGTATATACGGGGATATTTTCCTTCATAAGTATTTCATTGAATATAGGTGCCCAATTTCTCATTGTCCTTAATAGTACAACTATATCTTTATACTCTATTTCCTTAAACTCTTCTGCCTTTGCATCATAAGTTTTTTTACCAATTAATCCTTTTATTCTACTAGCTATTATTCTAGCTTCCACTTCAATGCTCTGCATTTCCTCAAGCTCTTCATCTAAATCTTCTATGCCATTAGTTTTTTTCTCTATAATGTCAATCTCTATAGGAGTAGTTCCATCATTATGGTTTTCATACTTTGCACCTTCATATAAGAAAGCTTCTTCATCATATTTAAGCTCTCCAAGCTCTTCTGACATTATATTTTTAAATACATAATTAACCCCATCTAATATTTCTTTTCTGCTTCTAAAGTTTTGAGACAAATCTATTCTTTTATTTAAGCCTGACTCCTCTTTTATATATGTGTTATATTTTTCTAAAAAAAGTGTAGGATCTGCCAGTCTAAATCTATATATACTCTGCTTAACATCTCCAACAAAGAAAAGATTGTTCTCTCGTTTTATTCTGTTTACTATAGTTTCTTGAACAATATTACTGTCTTGATATTCATCAACAAATATATACTCAAATTTGTTTCTATATTCTAATCTAACTTCTTCATTTTCTAAAATTTTTAAAGCATAATGCTCTAAATCATTAAAGTCAATAATACCTTTTTCTAGTTTTTTGTTGG
The sequence above is drawn from the Proteiniborus ethanoligenes genome and encodes:
- the addA gene encoding helicase-exonuclease AddAB subunit AddA, giving the protein MPKWTDAQIDAIKSRGQNLLVSAAAGSGKTAVLVERIIRLVIEDMVDIDKLLIVTFTNAAAGEMRERILSALMEAAENGGENEEMIRRQITLLNKSHITTVHSFCINVLRRHFHLIGIDPTFKIGETTELQIMIQDSLEELLETEYEKGHESFINLVESFGGNKNDAKLEDLILKIYYFIQSKPYPEEWLKDMVQMFNMTEDELEDSIWMETIKDSIIIDLSGAKELINGSIKACNKANGPTVYLEALENDLQNIKSLEECLKKHGISVFNERLEGITHDRLKRVPKDVNEELKDEVQKLRNSYKDIIDKSLKKEILGKSMDRYLSEINDLYPMMEYLYNLIAEFSRMYSNKKLEKGIIDFNDLEHYALKILENEEVRLEYRNKFEYIFVDEYQDSNIVQETIVNRIKRENNLFFVGDVKQSIYRFRLADPTLFLEKYNTYIKEESGLNKRIDLSQNFRSRKEILDGVNYVFKNIMSEELGELKYDEEAFLYEGAKYENHNDGTTPIEIDIIEKKTNGIEDLDEELEEMQSIEVEARIIASRIKGLIGKKTYDAKAEEFKEIEYKDIVVLLRTMRNWAPIFNEILMKENIPVYTDDSMGYFDALEIKMFLNLLSIIDNKRQDIPLLSVMRSSMWGFTTEELIDIRVSKKEGSYYNAIQSYIENNEDGLKEKLNYFINTIDKWAEEARYSRLEEFIWKLMIDTGYYHYIGAIPGGIQRQANLRILVDRASQFDRSSSNGLFNFIRFIEKLKRSSGDMGTAKTLGENENVVRIMSVHKSKGLEFPVVICAGLGKQFNFMDTRDDILIHKDLGLGPKYVDILNRRYTGTIPQLAIKKRVKVESLSEEMRILYVALTRAKDRLILVGSVNDASKEANKWCRETNLYYLSNSKNYLDWILNVLSKHETGKTIRELASLDNEYDTSEDLNISIRILNRKDIDINVGSERISKKELRSKLENFVCSSSNYKEEIQKRFDWSYKHMNSINIPSKMSVSDITKASFKSIEALSYNTPSIVKMPKFLEGEKPFTKAEIGTIMHFVMQHINLDEDIKKETIEKRIEKMVIEDLLSEEEAKVVNVEKILKFYQGPIGLRLLASSNVKREVPFVLKKKASDVIDGLLDCNEYVLIQGIIDCYFQDKNSLILVDYKTDYVLEDNLEDIIYKYKGQMMLYKEALEKITDNVVDEIYIYSFELDKEVKVQ